In one Halorubrum sp. CBA1229 genomic region, the following are encoded:
- a CDS encoding MATE family efflux transporter: MVRLPNPFRALILYIGFALARAGLIDRHRVVRTTDLAWPRIVTGIARMSKNAVDVALVGVAVGTSAVAGVGFAGPYWGLAFAIGGGVAGGTIALVSQRYGADAYGELGDAVRASVLLVVVVTIPVSAAFWTHSAALIGVLSSNEAAIALGAEYLRIVGLGVPFAALNLVGSRVLVGCDDAYTAMQVRAGGAVANIALSAAFIFGLGLGVEGAALGTVLSNVLAVAAFAGGLVWGRFPGVGEFPIAIDPFGSYVNPDMLRDLVEIGLPVGARNLVWTVAEFPMLAILDVFGENTVAAFVIARRIWGIMNAPGWGFGLASSSLVGQELGGEDPAEAEAYARDIIRFSVATYVVFAAVTAVFASDIVVLFAEGPESPEVPIAVALVYAACVAVVFQGVSGGAAGPLDAAGDTKIPFASQFFGMFCVSIPLAYVGANDATPAIGVPLTGVTIPEIALPAIGLWGLYLAFLAETSIPAAINYWRFRSGKWKGISEAYRPEAPADD, from the coding sequence GTGGTCCGCCTCCCCAACCCCTTCCGCGCGCTAATCCTCTACATCGGCTTCGCCCTTGCGAGGGCCGGGCTGATCGACCGCCACCGCGTGGTCCGGACGACCGACCTGGCGTGGCCGCGGATCGTCACGGGGATCGCCCGGATGTCGAAGAACGCCGTCGACGTGGCGCTCGTCGGGGTCGCCGTCGGCACCAGCGCGGTCGCCGGCGTCGGGTTCGCCGGGCCCTACTGGGGGCTCGCGTTCGCGATCGGCGGCGGCGTCGCCGGCGGCACCATCGCCCTCGTCTCGCAGCGGTACGGCGCGGACGCGTACGGCGAGCTCGGCGACGCCGTCCGGGCGAGCGTCCTCCTCGTCGTGGTCGTCACGATTCCGGTGTCCGCCGCGTTCTGGACGCACTCGGCCGCCCTCATCGGCGTCCTGAGCAGCAACGAGGCCGCGATCGCCCTCGGGGCAGAGTACCTCCGGATCGTCGGGCTCGGCGTCCCGTTCGCCGCGCTCAACCTCGTCGGGAGCCGCGTGCTGGTCGGCTGCGACGACGCGTACACCGCGATGCAGGTGCGGGCGGGCGGCGCGGTCGCGAACATCGCGCTCAGCGCGGCGTTCATTTTCGGACTGGGGCTGGGCGTCGAGGGCGCCGCGCTCGGGACCGTCCTCTCGAACGTGCTCGCCGTCGCGGCGTTCGCCGGCGGGCTCGTGTGGGGGCGATTCCCCGGTGTCGGCGAGTTTCCGATCGCGATCGACCCGTTCGGCTCGTACGTGAACCCGGACATGCTCCGCGATCTCGTGGAGATCGGCCTCCCGGTCGGCGCGCGCAACCTCGTGTGGACCGTCGCCGAGTTCCCGATGCTCGCCATCCTCGACGTGTTCGGCGAGAACACCGTCGCCGCGTTCGTCATCGCCCGCCGCATCTGGGGGATCATGAACGCCCCCGGCTGGGGGTTCGGACTCGCCTCCTCGAGCCTCGTCGGGCAGGAGCTCGGCGGCGAGGACCCCGCGGAGGCGGAGGCGTACGCCCGCGACATCATCCGCTTCTCCGTGGCGACGTACGTGGTCTTCGCGGCGGTGACCGCCGTCTTCGCGAGCGATATCGTGGTGCTGTTCGCGGAGGGCCCCGAGAGCCCGGAGGTGCCGATCGCGGTCGCCCTCGTCTACGCGGCCTGCGTCGCCGTCGTCTTCCAGGGCGTCTCCGGCGGGGCGGCGGGGCCGCTCGACGCGGCCGGCGACACGAAGATCCCGTTCGCGAGCCAGTTCTTCGGGATGTTCTGCGTCTCGATCCCGCTCGCGTACGTCGGCGCCAACGACGCGACCCCCGCGATCGGCGTCCCCCTGACGGGGGTGACGATCCCCGAGATCGCGCTCCCCGCGATCGGGCTGTGGGGGCTCTATCTGGCGTTCCTCGCCGAGACGTCGATCCCCGCCGCGATCAACTACTGGCGGTTCCGCTCCGGCAAGTGGAAGGGGATAAGCGAGGCGTACCGCCCCGAGGCGCCCGCGGACGACTGA
- a CDS encoding RNA-guided endonuclease TnpB family protein produces MGVRRTAVVKLAVSDEQRDALHRTAEQYLYCANRTADYCWSDTSYTECKTNKREVRDALYADLREETDLQAQLVQAAIKRAVEAVKACVERWKKGQRVSQPTFTAETMDYDTRSATFYRNKVSLATVEGRVEPSFVLPADSPTPYERYVLSENYEFCESTLRYDAATDEFYLNISTRRTDGDDEVSEDTGHSDQTVLGIDLGVNSLAVSSTGTFWQGNDYDHWCREFEKRRGEMQRRGTQAAHKALLRLGKREEAWRKQYIHTIANELVSEAVEHDCDVIAFEDLSDIRERLPHAKWHHVWAFRRLFEYVSYKAPEQGVSVEQVEPTHTSQRCSRMDCGFTHDGNRHGEQFACQKCGYEVNADYNAAKNIGVRYARKRQHKLRSSPKSGSGDAQVDVRVNGGMLNGESHQPLAGD; encoded by the coding sequence ATGGGCGTGCGTCGAACCGCCGTCGTGAAACTCGCCGTTTCCGACGAGCAACGCGACGCACTCCACCGAACCGCCGAGCAATACCTGTACTGCGCGAACCGAACCGCCGACTACTGTTGGTCCGACACCTCCTACACTGAGTGTAAGACCAACAAGCGAGAGGTTCGTGACGCGCTCTACGCCGACCTTCGAGAGGAGACAGACCTACAGGCCCAACTTGTCCAAGCCGCTATCAAACGCGCTGTCGAAGCCGTCAAAGCGTGTGTCGAACGGTGGAAAAAGGGACAGCGCGTCTCTCAACCGACGTTCACTGCTGAAACGATGGACTACGACACGCGGAGCGCCACCTTCTACCGGAACAAGGTGTCGCTGGCGACTGTTGAGGGCCGAGTCGAACCGTCGTTCGTTCTCCCAGCAGACAGTCCGACGCCCTACGAGCGGTACGTACTCTCCGAGAACTACGAGTTCTGCGAGAGTACGCTTCGGTACGACGCGGCCACTGACGAGTTCTACCTCAACATTTCGACGCGGCGGACAGACGGTGACGATGAGGTTTCGGAAGATACCGGGCACTCCGACCAAACGGTCCTCGGTATCGACCTCGGCGTCAACAGCCTCGCTGTGTCCTCAACTGGCACGTTTTGGCAGGGGAACGACTACGACCACTGGTGTCGTGAGTTCGAGAAGCGACGTGGCGAGATGCAACGGCGCGGCACGCAGGCCGCACACAAGGCCCTGCTTCGCCTCGGGAAGCGAGAGGAAGCCTGGCGCAAACAGTACATCCACACGATCGCCAACGAACTCGTCTCGGAAGCCGTCGAACACGACTGCGACGTAATCGCGTTCGAGGACTTGAGCGACATTCGAGAGCGGCTTCCACACGCGAAGTGGCACCACGTCTGGGCGTTCCGACGCCTGTTTGAATACGTCTCCTACAAAGCCCCTGAACAGGGAGTCTCCGTAGAGCAGGTCGAGCCGACCCATACATCCCAACGCTGTTCTCGGATGGACTGTGGGTTTACGCACGACGGCAACCGCCACGGCGAACAGTTCGCGTGCCAGAAATGCGGGTACGAGGTGAACGCGGATTACAACGCCGCAAAGAATATTGGCGTGCGGTACGCTCGGAAGCGACAACACAAACTCCGTTCCTCGCCCAAGTCGGGGAGCGGAGACGCACAAGTAGACGTGCGTGTGAATGGTGGGATGTTGAACGGTGAGAGTCACCAGCCTCTTGCTGGGGACTGA
- a CDS encoding UbiA family prenyltransferase has protein sequence MSEQIDPPSDATDGTDSPHRSEPFASTTPPRRSGMRSDGSVTEPSEQKSPPDASPTPTGTTGDGRRLLAAFAWGSPFTALVAAVEAFVATVLLGVPVTAAPAVVALVAFAVYSIDHVADADADAASTPDRALLARRYGDQLMVAATLAYGLAVAIAVTGGPRALALTLLPGAFWVVYASDWVPDLGRAIGTVLASATPDRRGLVGRAGATVTDGGRRSTLPRLKDVLVLNSAVVAAAWAIALTFLPIAFGGTAPGPVVAVVFAYFFLRSFVDAELPNVRDVDADAAVGVETLPVVLGVERTRHLLYGVDIVAAGTVAAAGATGLLAWPLAGALGVGIVASVCVTALAGRIEDASVLGVAPDCSYILVGIAVAGVQLVG, from the coding sequence ATGTCCGAACAGATAGATCCGCCGTCGGACGCTACCGACGGCACCGATTCGCCGCATCGCTCCGAACCGTTCGCATCGACGACGCCACCGCGTCGCTCCGGGATGCGATCGGACGGATCCGTAACCGAACCGAGCGAACAGAAGAGTCCGCCGGACGCGTCCCCGACGCCGACCGGGACGACCGGCGACGGGCGGCGCCTGCTCGCCGCCTTCGCGTGGGGGTCGCCGTTCACCGCGCTCGTCGCGGCCGTCGAGGCGTTCGTCGCGACCGTCCTGCTGGGCGTCCCCGTGACGGCCGCCCCGGCGGTCGTCGCACTCGTCGCCTTCGCCGTGTACAGCATCGATCACGTCGCCGACGCCGACGCCGACGCCGCGTCGACCCCGGACCGGGCGCTGCTCGCCCGGCGCTACGGGGACCAACTGATGGTCGCCGCCACGCTCGCCTACGGGCTGGCGGTCGCGATCGCGGTGACTGGCGGGCCGCGCGCGCTCGCGCTCACGCTGCTGCCCGGCGCCTTCTGGGTCGTCTACGCCTCCGACTGGGTGCCGGACCTCGGGCGGGCCATCGGTACGGTCCTCGCGAGCGCGACCCCGGACCGCCGAGGGCTCGTCGGTCGCGCCGGCGCGACGGTCACCGACGGCGGGCGACGCAGCACCCTCCCGCGCCTAAAGGACGTGCTGGTACTCAACTCCGCCGTCGTCGCGGCGGCGTGGGCGATCGCCCTCACGTTCCTCCCGATCGCGTTCGGCGGGACCGCGCCGGGGCCGGTCGTCGCCGTCGTCTTCGCGTACTTCTTCCTGCGGTCGTTCGTCGACGCCGAACTCCCGAACGTCCGGGACGTCGACGCGGACGCGGCCGTCGGCGTCGAGACGCTGCCGGTCGTGCTCGGCGTCGAGCGGACGCGTCACCTGCTGTACGGCGTCGACATAGTCGCGGCGGGGACCGTGGCGGCCGCGGGCGCCACCGGCCTGCTTGCGTGGCCGCTCGCCGGCGCGCTCGGCGTCGGCATCGTCGCGTCGGTCTGTGTCACCGCGCTCGCCGGTCGAATCGAGGACGCGTCGGTCCTCGGCGTCGCGCCGGACTGCAGCTACATCCTCGTCGGGATCGCGGTCGCAGGGGTGCAGCTGGTCGGCTAA
- a CDS encoding EamA family transporter, translating into MDATYLPYALLAMGAYALVSPLMRVATTGPDAVPSDVAVVVSNTLLICMAIGVLAYTGQGFVTHLGSPKILHVLAAGVFLGIGILALYRSLALGPVSVVTPIFAMFLVFSSVIGFLFLGESFTARKALGIVLAAASVYLVSGA; encoded by the coding sequence ATGGACGCTACCTATCTCCCCTACGCGCTCCTCGCGATGGGCGCGTACGCGCTCGTCTCGCCGCTGATGCGCGTCGCGACCACGGGCCCGGACGCGGTCCCGAGCGACGTCGCCGTCGTGGTCTCGAACACGCTGCTCATCTGTATGGCCATCGGCGTGCTCGCGTACACCGGTCAGGGGTTCGTCACCCACCTCGGGTCGCCGAAGATCCTCCACGTGCTCGCGGCCGGTGTGTTCCTCGGGATCGGCATCCTCGCGCTGTACCGGTCGCTCGCGCTGGGACCGGTGAGCGTCGTGACGCCGATCTTCGCGATGTTCCTCGTCTTCTCGTCGGTGATCGGCTTCCTCTTTCTCGGCGAGTCGTTCACCGCCCGGAAGGCGCTCGGGATCGTCCTCGCCGCCGCGTCGGTGTACCTCGTGTCCGGCGCGTAA
- a CDS encoding histidine kinase N-terminal 7TM domain-containing protein, which yields MIGLSPLSVALLAAVVTGTSGAILAWRERPEAGATWLALLLFGQVWWTTFLVFELEASTLAAKALWYDVQWLGVVIVPVGWLLFALEYTGRDRYVRPGVVAAACVAPAVTVLVVAMGDPTGLITADRRVADTAVGSFLRVDPGPWYYVIAGYTYLLGLIGSVPILRLVRDDARPFRGQSAALLVGTAVPWVSSLLHLTGAIPVPGLDPTPLAFAVSGVAYLLALSRFRLLTLTPAPRRRARQLVFEQLHDPVFVVGTEGHILDLNRCAADVFEVDRRSAIGEPADAVVPRYDALAGERGTVGPLSVVGRNGRRPYEVMVRGVTDDHGRSIGRVVVFHDIGEYLGQQQRLNVLNRVFRHDVRTETNLIHGYADQLRADPSDERALSVVKQSASRILDLSERTRTASELFDPVSEPDPPVPLGEVVAEAAADLREEYPHAEVTVDGDVPDVQVPATLRVVAANLCSNAVEHNDAASPSVWIEATIESGWVELSVADDGPGIDPAEYEALTHGVETPLEHGSGIGLWIVKWGIDQVGGRVSFAEREPRGTVVTVSVPVGDVPSGDSPPGDAEGSGTIASGDPASLGR from the coding sequence GTGATCGGGTTGAGTCCGCTCTCCGTCGCGCTCCTCGCCGCGGTCGTGACCGGTACGTCGGGGGCGATCCTCGCGTGGCGGGAGCGGCCGGAGGCTGGCGCGACGTGGCTCGCGCTGCTGCTCTTCGGGCAGGTCTGGTGGACGACGTTCCTCGTCTTCGAGCTGGAGGCGTCGACGCTCGCCGCGAAGGCGCTCTGGTACGACGTGCAGTGGCTCGGAGTGGTGATCGTCCCGGTCGGATGGCTGCTGTTCGCGCTGGAGTACACGGGCCGAGACCGATACGTTCGCCCGGGCGTCGTGGCGGCGGCCTGCGTCGCGCCCGCGGTGACCGTCCTCGTGGTCGCGATGGGGGACCCCACCGGACTCATCACGGCCGACCGCCGGGTCGCCGACACCGCGGTCGGGTCGTTTCTCCGCGTCGACCCGGGGCCGTGGTACTACGTCATCGCCGGCTACACCTACCTGCTCGGGCTGATCGGGTCGGTCCCCATCCTCCGACTCGTCCGCGACGACGCCCGCCCGTTTCGGGGGCAGAGCGCGGCGCTGCTCGTTGGCACAGCGGTCCCGTGGGTCAGCAGCCTCCTCCACCTCACCGGAGCGATTCCGGTGCCCGGGCTCGACCCCACGCCGCTCGCGTTCGCCGTCTCCGGGGTCGCGTACCTCCTCGCGCTCTCGCGGTTCCGGCTGCTCACGCTCACGCCCGCGCCGCGCCGTCGGGCGCGCCAGCTGGTGTTCGAGCAGCTCCACGACCCCGTGTTCGTCGTCGGCACCGAGGGCCACATCCTCGACTTGAATCGGTGCGCCGCAGACGTGTTCGAGGTCGACCGCCGCTCGGCGATCGGCGAGCCGGCCGACGCGGTCGTGCCCCGGTACGACGCGCTCGCAGGTGAACGCGGCACCGTCGGCCCGCTCTCCGTCGTGGGACGGAACGGCCGGCGGCCGTACGAGGTCATGGTGCGAGGCGTGACCGATGACCACGGCCGGTCGATCGGCCGCGTCGTCGTCTTCCACGACATCGGCGAGTACCTCGGGCAACAGCAGCGGCTGAACGTGCTTAACAGGGTGTTCCGCCACGACGTCCGGACCGAGACGAACCTGATTCACGGGTACGCCGACCAGCTGCGCGCGGACCCGAGCGACGAGCGGGCGCTGTCGGTCGTCAAGCAGAGCGCCTCGCGGATCCTCGATCTCAGCGAGCGGACCCGGACAGCGAGCGAGCTGTTCGACCCGGTTTCGGAGCCGGACCCGCCGGTCCCCCTGGGCGAGGTCGTCGCGGAGGCCGCCGCCGACCTCCGCGAGGAGTATCCGCACGCCGAGGTGACGGTCGACGGCGACGTGCCGGACGTGCAGGTGCCGGCCACGCTCCGCGTCGTCGCGGCGAACCTCTGTTCGAACGCGGTCGAGCACAACGACGCGGCGTCGCCGTCGGTGTGGATCGAGGCGACGATCGAAAGCGGGTGGGTCGAGCTCTCCGTCGCCGACGACGGACCGGGGATCGATCCCGCGGAGTACGAGGCCCTGACGCACGGCGTGGAGACCCCGCTGGAGCACGGCAGCGGTATCGGCCTGTGGATCGTGAAGTGGGGGATAGACCAGGTCGGCGGACGGGTCTCCTTCGCGGAGCGGGAGCCCCGCGGCACGGTCGTCACGGTCTCCGTCCCCGTCGGGGACGTGCCGTCGGGAGACTCGCCGCCGGGCGACGCGGAGGGGTCCGGGACGATCGCATCCGGAGACCCCGCGAGCCTCGGTCGGTAG
- a CDS encoding peptide ABC transporter ATP-binding protein has protein sequence MNRTDARAPLSVATEDLTLTVEGVDLDVRSTGDRLFVEAATVRDAVRVARNLPGDNDAHGAAALLTATDLTAEVRVRGRTIAVVGADARPGFLSRELGVEPAEVRLAGVLGAGVSGISAAAEAPRRLFS, from the coding sequence GTGAACAGGACTGACGCGAGGGCACCGCTCTCGGTCGCCACGGAGGACCTGACGCTCACGGTCGAGGGCGTCGACCTCGACGTCCGCTCGACGGGCGACCGCCTGTTCGTCGAGGCGGCGACCGTCCGCGACGCGGTCCGCGTCGCGCGGAACCTACCCGGGGACAACGACGCGCACGGGGCGGCCGCGCTGTTGACCGCCACCGACCTCACCGCCGAGGTACGCGTCCGCGGCCGGACGATCGCCGTCGTCGGCGCCGACGCTCGTCCGGGGTTCCTCTCTCGCGAGCTCGGCGTCGAGCCGGCGGAAGTGCGGCTCGCGGGCGTCCTCGGGGCCGGGGTGAGCGGGATCTCCGCGGCCGCGGAGGCACCGAGACGACTCTTCTCGTGA
- a CDS encoding class I SAM-dependent methyltransferase family protein, whose amino-acid sequence MSVPCVAVERERGEAVRERLAEAGALDGDHEIAVDGDAIYIPIVDPEAIPADLDARVVARDAAERDRPLTPAEILGYEPSLERLGDIVIVDEDDDERASEIADAVMASDVPCDTVLNRASPIEGELRVRRWDVLAGNGTETVHREYGHEFLLDVAEVYFSPRLATERHRVVEQAEPGEAAIDMFAGVGPYAVPLASRGADVVACDLNERAVEYLRENAARNGVADRVTAVAGDVREIADDYADAADSLVMNLPHSADAFLDTAVALAGDDCLVHYYDIQHEDDPFGPGTRAIREAAGDEYEVAVETERVVRSYAPHEYNVCLDARLTRE is encoded by the coding sequence ATGAGCGTTCCCTGCGTCGCGGTCGAGCGCGAGCGCGGCGAGGCGGTCCGCGAGCGCCTCGCCGAGGCCGGCGCCCTCGACGGCGACCACGAGATCGCGGTCGACGGCGACGCGATCTACATCCCGATCGTCGACCCGGAGGCGATCCCCGCCGACCTCGACGCGAGGGTCGTCGCGCGCGACGCCGCCGAGCGCGACCGCCCGCTGACCCCGGCCGAGATCCTCGGGTACGAGCCCTCGCTGGAGCGGCTCGGCGACATCGTCATCGTCGACGAGGACGACGACGAGCGCGCGAGCGAGATCGCCGACGCGGTGATGGCCTCCGACGTGCCCTGCGACACCGTGCTCAACCGCGCGTCGCCGATCGAGGGAGAGCTCCGCGTCCGCCGGTGGGACGTGCTGGCGGGGAACGGCACCGAGACGGTCCACCGCGAGTACGGCCACGAGTTCCTCCTCGACGTCGCCGAGGTGTACTTCTCGCCGCGGCTCGCCACCGAGCGCCACCGCGTGGTTGAGCAGGCCGAGCCGGGCGAGGCCGCGATCGACATGTTCGCCGGCGTCGGCCCGTACGCGGTGCCGCTGGCGTCCCGCGGCGCCGACGTTGTCGCCTGCGACCTCAACGAGCGCGCCGTCGAGTACCTCCGCGAGAACGCGGCTCGGAACGGCGTCGCCGACCGCGTGACCGCTGTCGCGGGCGACGTGCGTGAGATCGCGGACGACTACGCCGACGCGGCGGACAGCCTCGTGATGAACCTCCCGCACTCCGCCGACGCGTTCCTCGACACCGCGGTCGCGCTGGCCGGCGACGACTGCCTGGTCCACTACTACGACATCCAGCACGAGGACGACCCGTTCGGCCCCGGAACGCGGGCGATCCGCGAGGCGGCAGGCGACGAGTACGAAGTCGCCGTCGAGACCGAGCGCGTCGTCAGGTCGTACGCGCCCCACGAGTACAACGTCTGTCTGGACGCGAGACTGACGCGGGAGTGA
- the proS gene encoding proline--tRNA ligase has product MSDDDQELGITESKSHNTGEWYAEVVQKAGLADYGPEGMSGFIVTRPRAYAVWERLQGFLDAKFKDTGVQNAYFPLFIPESYLEREKDIVEGFDPEVAWVTEAGTKELEERLAVRPTSESIITPYISQWVRSHRDLPLRVNQWCSVVRWEATETKPFFRTKEFLWQEGHTAHETAEDAWDETMTRLDQYESVYEDLLALPVLKGQKPDHDKFPGADTTTTVEALMPDGKSVQAGTSHHLGQSFAEAFDITFSDEDEEERLAHTTSWGLSWRALGALIMTHSDEQGLVLPPGVAPEQVVVVPIWQEDTKDEVLEYAEGVADDLDDAGVRVELDDRDERNPGFKFNEHELNGVPLRIEIGPHEVEDGELTLVHRPDGESVVEERDGVADTVRDHFDEIYAKLYAAAEETLDGEVREAEDRAEILGTLGQHGGYVKTPWCGDEECEEPIKEPMAAEIVMVPFEDEDPLVDGDETCAICGEDAKRTAYFAKSY; this is encoded by the coding sequence GAGCTCGGGATCACCGAGTCCAAGTCACACAACACCGGCGAGTGGTACGCCGAGGTCGTACAGAAGGCGGGGCTGGCCGACTACGGCCCCGAGGGGATGAGCGGATTCATCGTCACTCGACCGCGGGCGTACGCCGTCTGGGAGCGCCTGCAGGGGTTCCTCGACGCGAAGTTCAAGGACACCGGCGTCCAGAACGCCTACTTCCCCCTCTTCATCCCCGAGTCGTACCTCGAACGCGAGAAGGACATCGTCGAGGGGTTCGACCCCGAGGTGGCGTGGGTGACCGAGGCGGGCACGAAGGAGCTCGAGGAGCGGCTCGCGGTCCGGCCCACCTCCGAGTCGATCATCACGCCGTACATCAGCCAGTGGGTCCGGAGCCACCGCGACCTCCCGCTGCGCGTGAACCAGTGGTGTTCGGTCGTGCGCTGGGAGGCGACGGAGACGAAGCCGTTCTTCCGAACGAAGGAGTTCCTCTGGCAGGAGGGCCACACCGCGCACGAGACCGCAGAGGACGCGTGGGACGAGACGATGACGCGGCTCGACCAGTACGAGTCCGTCTACGAGGACCTGCTGGCGCTGCCCGTCCTGAAGGGACAGAAGCCCGACCACGACAAGTTCCCCGGCGCCGACACGACGACGACCGTCGAGGCGCTGATGCCCGACGGGAAGTCGGTGCAGGCCGGCACCTCCCACCACCTCGGGCAGTCGTTCGCGGAGGCGTTCGACATCACCTTCTCCGACGAGGACGAGGAGGAGCGGCTCGCGCACACCACCTCGTGGGGGCTCTCGTGGCGCGCGCTCGGCGCGCTGATCATGACCCATTCCGACGAGCAGGGGCTCGTGCTCCCGCCCGGCGTCGCTCCCGAACAGGTCGTCGTCGTCCCGATCTGGCAGGAGGACACCAAAGACGAGGTGCTGGAGTACGCCGAGGGCGTCGCCGACGACCTCGACGACGCCGGCGTCCGCGTCGAGCTCGACGACCGCGACGAGCGCAATCCCGGATTCAAGTTCAACGAACACGAGCTCAACGGGGTCCCGCTCCGGATCGAGATCGGCCCCCACGAGGTCGAGGACGGCGAGCTCACTCTCGTCCACCGCCCCGACGGGGAGAGCGTCGTCGAGGAGCGGGACGGCGTCGCCGACACCGTCCGCGACCACTTCGACGAGATCTACGCGAAGCTGTACGCGGCCGCGGAGGAGACGCTCGACGGCGAGGTCCGCGAGGCCGAGGACCGCGCCGAGATCCTCGGGACGCTCGGCCAGCACGGCGGCTACGTGAAGACGCCGTGGTGCGGCGACGAGGAGTGCGAGGAGCCGATCAAAGAGCCGATGGCCGCCGAGATCGTGATGGTGCCGTTCGAGGACGAGGACCCCCTCGTCGACGGCGACGAGACCTGCGCCATCTGCGGCGAGGACGCGAAACGGACCGCTTACTTCGCGAAGTCGTACTGA